In Aegilops tauschii subsp. strangulata cultivar AL8/78 chromosome 3, Aet v6.0, whole genome shotgun sequence, one genomic interval encodes:
- the LOC109751803 gene encoding probable glycosyltransferase At5g03795: protein MERILKVYIYQDGRRPIFHTPPLSGIYASEGWFMKLLKKSRPFVVADAAKAHLFYLPYSSQNLRLSLYVPDSHNLRPLAVYLRDFVKGLAAKYPFWNRTRGADHFLVACHDWVIKSSG from the coding sequence ATGGAACGGATACTCAAAGTTTACATTTACCAGGACGGTCGGCGGCCCATCTTCCACACCCCTCCCCTCAGCGGCATCTACGCGTCCGAGGGCTGGTTCATGAAGCTCCTCAAGAAGAGCAGGCCGTTCGTCGTCGCCGACGCCGCCAAGGCGCACCTCTTCTACCTGCCCTACAGCTCGCAGAACCTCAGGCTCTCGCTCTACGTGCCGGACTCGCATAACCTGCGCCCACTGGCCGTCTACCTCAGAGATTTCGTCAAGGGCCTCGCCGCCAAGTACCCCTTCTGGAACCGCACCAGAGGCGCCGACCATTTCCTCGTCGCCTGCCACGATTGGGTAATCAAATCATCTGGATGA
- the LOC141020875 gene encoding uncharacterized protein codes for MVHSAEPNGVQNHVEEIIPEGPGVPQEVPLEPLDTIPWSIFLRSGMSFSATTTEKALQSSTSLKGSTKLSAMITGTHS; via the exons ATGGTTCACTCTGCTGAGCCAAATGGAGTGCAGAATCATGTGGAAGAGATCATACCTGAGGGGCCTGGCGTGCCACAAGAAGTGCCTTTGGAGCCGCTTGACACA ATCCCCTGGAGTATCTTCTTGAGGTCCGGTATGTCCTTCTCCGCGACCACCACTGAGAAGGCGCTCCAGTCGAGCACGTCGCTGAAGGGGAGCACGAAGTTGTCGGCGATGATCACCGGCACGCACTCGTAG
- the LOC109751804 gene encoding CASP-like protein 4U1, whose translation MAETPRAPPPLRPPPPVPLPDTPPRPDSSPSTPGEDYHTPTPSLDEAREETPPWPQETNGNGRAASKSPALSPVRLPSPHRLLPPNSPTGNGDDGASAGHAPVPGRRPQLRLAPGLVRTPSEGSVAKSPSPSPSSSLTPPSPLTLGPTITTNNKSAQSTPKRTEAWKPPATGIAVQFDPVEEAVTSPLQLGKPRIDRHRATTMAAAENGGGPNTVPRDVAAVAAVGERRPLSVALRLATAVLSLASFAVMASARTSGWDGDHFDRYDQYRYALAVNVIVCAYSIAQSLGEIRRLVAARFIYRSMSSYYFSLFLDQVLAYLLMSASSAAASRNDLWVSRFSQDAFNRKITSSVWLSFLAFIALAASSLISTANLFSMV comes from the exons ATGGCTGAGACCCCCCGTGCCCCGCCGCCACTGAGGCCTCCGCCGCCCGTTCCGCTGCCCGACACGCCGCCTCGGCCGGATTCGTCGCCTTCCACGCCCGGCGAGGACTACCACACGCCGACGCCCTCGCTGGACGAGGCGCGCGAAGAAACGCCACCGTGGCCGCAAGAAACCAACGGCAACGGGAGAGCGGCCAGCAAGAGCCCGGCCCTCTCGCCCGTGCGCCTCCCCTCGCCGCACCGCCTGCTGCCGCCCAACTCCCCCACCGGCAACGGCGACGACGGTGCCTCCGCCGGGCATGCGCCGGTGCCGGGCCGCCGCCCGCAGCTCCGCCTTGCGCCCGGCCTCGTCCGGACGCCGTCGGAAGGGTCCGTCGCCAAGTCTCCCTCGCCATCGCCCTCTTCGTCGCTGACGCCGCCATCGCCTCTAACCCTGGGTCCCACAATCACAACCAACAACAAGAGCGCCCAGAGCACGCCGAAGCGCACGGAGGCATGGAAGCCGCCGGCCACGGGGATCGCGGTGCAGTTCGACCCTGTCGAGGAAGccgtcacgtcgccgctgcaacTCGGCAAGCCCCGAATCGACCGCCATCGCGCCACTACGATGGCGGCAGCAGAGAACGGAGGCGGGCCCAACACGGTGCCTCGCGACGTGGCGGCGGTGGCCGCGGTCGGGGAGAGGAGGCCACTGTCGGTGGCGCTGCGGCTGGCCACGGCGGTGCTCAGCTTGGCGTCCTTCGCGGTGATGGCCAGCGCCCGGACGTCCGGCTGGGACGGCGATCACTTCGATCGCTACGATCAGTACAG GTACGCCCTGGCGGTGAACGTGATCGTCTGCGCCTACTCAATCGCGCAATCGCTGGGTGAGATCCGCCGTCTGGTCGCGGCGAGGTTTATTTACAGGAGCATGTCAAGCTACTACTTCAGCCTGTTCCTTGATCAG GTCCTGGCGTATCTCCTCATGTCCGCGTCGTCGGCTGCCGCGTCGCGCAACGATCTGTGGGTGTCGAGGTTCAGTCAGGACGCCTTCAACAGGAAGATCACCAGCTCGGTGTGGCTGTCCTTCCTTGCCTTCATAGCGCTCGCCGCAAGCTCGCTCATCTCCACGGCTAATCTCTTCAGCATGGTCTAA